Proteins found in one Zea mays cultivar B73 chromosome 1, Zm-B73-REFERENCE-NAM-5.0, whole genome shotgun sequence genomic segment:
- the LOC103644596 gene encoding NDR1/HIN1-like protein 13, protein MLIPAYSRCNTAPASQPRPPARRDSRDPPAHRIPRRELPTRPPQSPPRTPHPPSTIPACHVRNSSPRPAKQFGAGAAVALAAALVGILACLVLGLKPPAYAVQVLAIFSLGNASSSAALSPGFDATVRTDNRNDRLGVRYEGGRGRVSVSYGGALLADDARPALYQAPRNVTVVVARARGSGVRLSRSVREQLAAAERLRLVSFDVDVDVPVRLQLGEVRTWAVPLRACCTVAVDRLAVDARVVSSSCDVKVRLLSWWRKTDDGAMADYIHEHFLFGFMIRFPLICKTGLVAQCGSCHRSIISGTLSNRLATCVMLPPSIVTDVDCTTCDSKRPGKNCLIKLEWVCYVL, encoded by the exons ATGCTCATCCCAGCATACTCCCGTTGCAAC actgcccccgcctcccAACCCCGTCCGCCCGCCAGACGCGACAGCCGCGATCCGCCCGCCCACCGCATTCCCCGCCGCGAACTCCCCACCCGCCCTCCGCAATCCCCGCCGCGAACTCCCCACCCGCCCTCCACAATCCCCGCCTGCCATGTGAGGAACTCAAGTCCCCGACCAGCAAAGCAATTTGGAGCCGGGGCCGCAGTCGCGCTCGCCGCCGCCCTCGTCGGCATCCTCGCGTGCCTGGTCCTCGGGCTGAAGCCGCCAGCGTACGCGGTCCAGGTGTTGGCCATCTTCAGTCTCGGCAACGCCTCCTCCTCGGCAGCGCTCTCGCCGGGGTTCGACGCGACCGTGCGCACCGACAACCGCAACGACAGGCTCGGCGTGCGGTACGAGGGGGGCCGGGGCCGCGTCTCCGTGTCGTACGGCGGCGCGCTCCTGGCCGACGACGCGCGGCCGGCGCTCTACCAGGCTCCCCGGAACGTGACGGTGGTCGTGGCGAGGGCGAGGGGGTCCGGGGTACGACTGTCGCGGAGCGTGCGAGAGCAGTTGGCCGCGGCGGAACGACTCCGGTTGGTGTCGTTCGACGTGGACGTCGATGTGCCCGTGCGCCTCCAGCTCGGCGAGGTCAGGACGTGGGCCGTGCCGCTGCGGGCGTGCTGCACCGTGGCGGTCGACAGGCTCGCGGTCGACGCCAGGGTGGTGTCCAGCTCGTGCGACGTCAAGGTGCGCCTCCTGTCGTGGTGGAGGAAAACTGACGATGGCGCCATGGCGGATTACATACATGAGCACTTCTTGTTTGGTTTTATGATTCGTTTTCCCCTCATTTGCAAGACTGGTTTGGTCGCGCAATGTGGATCTTGTCATCGTAGTATCATATCAGGGACGCTCTCAAATCGTCTTGCGACTTGTGTCATGTTG CCACCATCCATAGTTACAGATGTGGACTGCACAACATGTGATTCCAAGCGTCCTGGAAAAAATTGTCTCATAAAGCTTGAATGGGTCTG TTATGTTTTGTAG
- the LOC103644597 gene encoding asparagine synthetase [glutamine-hydrolyzing]: MLWPLLYLLDSLSSQYRAAAAASCLPTLPIAAPPRNATSGRATQPSPKPSYRGTPSNPPWYNNDDDEAVVTPSIPYDPPALWKVFEKVVVERLMIDVLFGVLLSGGLDSSLVAAIIVRHLTGTEAARRWGTKLHSFCVGLEGSTDLKAAREVAEYLGTLHHEFHFTVQDDIDAIEDVIYHTETYDVTTIRASTPMFLMSCKIKSLGVKMVISGEGSDELFGSYLYFHKAPNKEELHRETCRKVKALHQYDCLRANKATSAWGLEARVPFLDKEFINAAMSIDPEWKMVWPDLGRIEKWVLRKAFDDEEQPFLPKHILYRQKDQFSDGVGYSWIDGQKAHATSNVTDKMLSNAKFIFPHNTPTTKEAYYYRMVFERFFPQKYAILTVPGGPSVACSTAKAIEWDAYNRVL; the protein is encoded by the exons ATGCTGTGGCCGCTCCTCTACCTGCTCGACTCGCTCTCCTCGCAGTACCGTGCCGCCGCCGCGGCTTCGTGCCTCCCAACTCTTCCCATCGCCGCCCCACCGCGGAATGCCACCTCGGGGAGAGCGA cccaacccagcccaaagCCATCATATCGTGGCACTCCGTCCAACCCTCCTTGGTacaacaacgacgacgacgaggcCGTCGTCACTCCCTCCATCCCCTATGACCCGCCGGCGCTATGGAAAGTGTTCGAGAAGGTCGTGGTCGAGCGGCTGATGATAGACGTCCTGTTCGGCGTCCTACTCTCCGGCGGGCTGGATTCGTCGCTGGTGGCGGCCATCATCGTTCGCCACCTCACCGGGACAGAGGCCGCCAGGCGTTGGGGCACCAAGCTCCACTCCTTCTGCGTGGGCCTGGAGGGGTCCACTGACCTCAAGGCGGCCAGGGAGGTGGCAGAGTACCTAGGCACCCTGCACCATGAGTTCCACTTCACCGTGCAGGACGACATCGACGCCATCGAGGACGTGATCTACCACACGGAGACGTACGACGTCACCACAATCAGGGCGAGCACGCCCATGTTCCTCATGTCGTGCAAGATCAAGTCCCTCGGGGTCAAGATGGTCATCTCCGGCGAGGGCTCCGACGAGCTCTTCGGAAGCTACCTCTACTTCCACAAGGCGCCCAACAAGGAGGAGTTGCACCGAGAGACGTGCAGGAAG GTTAAGGCTCTGCATCAGTACGACTGTCTGAGAGCCAACAAGGCGACATCGGCTTGGGGCCTGGAGGCTCGCGTCCCGTTCCTGGACAAGGAGTTCATCAATGCGGCCATGAGCATCGATCCTGAGTGGAAAATG GTCTGGCCTGATCTTGGAAGGATTGAGAAGTGGGTGCTGAGGAAGGCATTCGACGATGAGGAGCAGCCATTCCTGCCCAAG CATATCCTCTACAGACAGAAGGACCAGTTCAGTGACGGCGTTGGGTACAGCTGGATCGATGGCCAGAAGGCTCATGCAACATCAAAT GTGACTGACAAGATGCTGTCGAATGCGAAGTTCATCTTCCCACACAACACTCCGACCACCAAGGAGGCCTACTACTACAGGATGGTCTTCGAGAGGTTCTTCCCACAG AAATATGCTATCCTGACGGTACCTGGCGGGCCAAGTGTGGCGTGCAGCACAGCTAAGGCCATCGAGTGGGACGCCTACAATAgggtcttatag